A genomic stretch from Apis cerana isolate GH-2021 linkage group LG7, AcerK_1.0, whole genome shotgun sequence includes:
- the LOC107999392 gene encoding uncharacterized protein LOC107999392, with product MAKELHKCLINYFSQLEKVSCKWNQLSEEAKRPLHGLKNQSEQLRLVISNEVDDAELCKIDELRERLIFKILMGIDSELELLLDILTRFNNINQDLKNRLNNLEETRSKISLDEETMKELINGTPYRPRLNLLLQWAIEAFNYYHELYLLINKNVKQFNYKDEETVENLTKSFVEDRFKKPRIERILYFTQFLIKESVH from the exons ATGGCAAAGGAACTACACAaatgtttgataaattatttctcacaGTTAGAGAAAGTAAGTTGCAAATGGAATCAATTGTCCGAAGAAGCCAAACGGCCTTTACACGGATTAAAGAATCAATCAGAGCAACTCCGACTCGTCATAAG CAACGAAGTCGATGATGCAGAACTCTGTAAAATAGATGAATTACgtgaaagattgatttttaaaattcttatggGAATCGACAGTGAACTTGAACTGCTCTTAGATATTTTGACacgatttaataacattaatcaa gatctaaaaaatcgtttaaacAATTTGGAAGAAACAAgaagtaaaatttcattagatGAAGAAACGATGAAAGAATTAATCAATGGTACACCTTATAGACCAAGactaaatttacttttacaaTGGGCTATCGAAGCTTTCAATTACTACCACGAATT ATACTTGCTGATCAATAAAAACgtaaaacaattcaattataaagatgaagaaacggtagaaaatttaacaaaatcttTTGTCGAGGATCGGTTTAAAAAACCGCGGATCGAAC GAATACTCTATTTCAcacaatttctaataaaagaaTCCGttcattaa